A stretch of DNA from Glycine max cultivar Williams 82 chromosome 18, Glycine_max_v4.0, whole genome shotgun sequence:
CAAAGTAGAAGGAACAAGCTGAGAGTTTTCCCTGAGCACCAACCTTATTGTTTCGTTGAATCTTCCTCCACTTGCCCTACTTTAGCCTCTCTCTACGATCCTTCGCTTATTATTCCTTCTGATTTGTTAGCTTGTGCCACCCAacaaggtggtggtggtgctgcTGCTAAGGAACAAGAAGGTTCCAATTTGATGATGGGGTTTGTTAAAGGAGCGGTTGTGAATGGTGATGCAATTCAagtcatcatcaacaacaacaacccttTATACCAGCTTCAGAACCTTAGGGAATATGGTGACACCTACAATGATGGGAGTGAAATGATGGTGTTCAAGCCTGAGCCTTTGTCTTTGTCCTTGTCTTCCCACAGTAACAGCACTCATCATTACCCTCTGGAACTGAATCTTCAGCGATATGGGGCTGTTAATCCGGGTTTGGTTGGAGGTAACAGTGAGGTTTCGAGGAATTCTGTTCCACTTGGACCCTTTACGGGGTATGCTTCGATATTGAAGGGATCGAGGTTCTTGAAACCCGCACAGCAattattggaagagttatgtgaTGTTGGGGTTCGTGGAATTTACACCACCGAGAAGATTATTGCTCCTGATGCATCGTTGATGGAACCTCCTCGTGAGGGTTTTAGTGCTAGTGAAGTTGTTGGTGGGGATGATCCACTTGGGGAATATCAAAATTATGGTAGGATGAAGAAGTGTAGACTATTAACCATGCTTGACgaggtatgttttttttttttttttcatttcggATCTGAGTTATGGTAAATTAAAGATTTCATGTAATGGGGTTTCATGattatataagataaaataataactaatttcaTCTTAATTAAGAAAGTTTAAGTTAgctgatattattttattttttaatctcaactaaaaaataaatttatttttaaaatgaaatttttttatgattttatacctgttattttacaagaaaaaaaattgggatcgattgaatttcaaatattcaaatttacCAATATTTAAATTACGAAGACTTACTTCACATTTTGAATTGTCCGGAAAAGATTATTTATCTCAAAGAAATTTACGTAAAATTTTAGGGAAAACGACCCTTTCATTGGAATTTTTTATCATGAATAAAATGGagtgattaaaaacaaaattaaaattaaataaatgaggtCGAATGATTAAATAGAGCAGAGAgtaattcatataatttttttgtttttgttttttttgtgtgtgtgtgaattgtGTGTTTCATTCTGATAAGTCTCAGTGGTGTTACActattttagataaattttgtgCAGGAGTGGATTCTTGATTTTAGTTTGTCAGGGTTTTCTTTCTGGCCTTAAAAATTAAGTCCTAAGTTATCATCAATGTGTACTTAATGATTGCATTAAGGGGTTTGCTAGTCACTTCTGAACTAGCATTCCATATTTTGGATTACATGAAGGAATCgcgtagtttttttttttagtttgtacGTGTGGGCATAGGCTTTTATTTACTAAGACCAATTAATTACCTAAttcattaagattttaaaaatagttaatgtaattaataataataaatatatcttaaatttatatattatttttaaaatgtcattGTTAATAATGTTTCTCTTGCTTGCTaatataatctctttctcttttatttaattgagaatatttttaatttaaaaatacttaatacagatttagtcttttataaaagaataaataaatttaaaattttggatctTATAAATAGGAGGGAAAAAGGTAGTATATTTTATTTGCTTAAAGATGATGCCTGTATTCGGTGAGATATTGGTGGCCTTGGTGAACTTGGTTGTCTTTTTGGAAAAGTTATTGGGAGGGAATATATGCACAGCAAGATTGGGAGTGTAAAGTGTCTGACATGTATAGAAATATTTTCTAGTAAGGGACGTCATCCAGATTGGTTTGGGTAATTAATGTGCATATAAAGTGATTGAAGGAATCCATTGGAAAAGATTTATACTCCGAAAAAGTGAGTATTTGATATGATCTTGTTGTTCTAGGATTAAAGAAACTTACATATGACAAgggtttttttttacctttatctAGGATTGGCTTTAGATTGGGATTAAAGTAACTATGATTGTGTTATTGGGGTTTTACTCTGACAACAAAACTATTAAAATTCTGGATGCTATAGTAGTTGTATGTCATGTCATGatagaatataatttttcactttATGTTTGACAATTATTAGTTGCAGATTGATTCTATGAAATGAAACTGATCTTCTCACATGAAATTGGTACTAATAATTTCTGATAGGCCATGCATATTTAGCCGATACATGGCTTGttatgtttaattataaaaGATTAGGATGcaaatcttatatattttacagtggatactaaatattaattttacattcATTATGAATtaacttttacttttcttagtAAGCTAGCTGcagtataaaattattgtaatacCATGCAATGCCACAAATATGCCTCTTCTAAACAATCATAATGCCCGTAGGCACAGACGTACTATGTGAGCGCTCAGTGGTCTTATATTGTCAAATGTAGGGCATCAATATGCACATGCATTGTGCCCCAATCAGTTCCTTCAGAGAATAAATATAACCTTGAAAAGTGAAAAAGGCgatgaataataaaatggtaCTATCTATGTGGCATTAGAGTATATATGTGACTTGTCATTAAGATTGGTGGTGTATGTTGTACCATTTGGTAGTTGTCATGTTTGAGTATgctttatgatttttctttaggTGGAACCTATTCTTGCTTAAGCAGTCATTTATACCAGAGTTCAATTTTTTGGAAGGAAATACAAGGCATGGACATGTTTTTAACCCCTTAAATAGATATTTATTGaagttgatataaaataaaaataaaaatccacgCCTTGTATTTCCTTTCAAAAGCATTGAACCTAGTGGAAAACCTTTGGGAACATGGGGAGAGGGGGTGGAATCAACGGTGGAATATAACCAATACCTATTTGGTCAGGTCAATTCCTCAATGATATGTGTGTAAACCTTGTAAGCAGTCTGATGTGCGTAAATCAATATATTGGTTTTAATCTTTTGTTAAAAGAGTAAAGAAAacatgattgaaaagtgaaagaATAGAAGGGAAATGGAATAAGAATGTTCACTAGTTCAAATACtgtattttctttataagctACAAGGAAAATGTTTCCTGAACACTGCTTGGTCCCTATATTTCTTTTACCACAGTTCCTGGACAGGGATTGGTTCCTGTGGAAGACCAACATACATACCTGTGGGTCCTTGCTCTTGTGCAATGATTGAATTGTTGTAAAATCTTATGTAAATTAAAATGATGTGCACAACTTATAactctaaatatatatatatatatatatatatataaaacatgaaAACGTTACACCATGTAAACTAATAcaactataattatatttatacattttgAGGTGGAAGAAGTTGTTTACAAATTATAATGAAATCAAGTTATACtgagtattatttttctttctttttagtgGTTTTATTAGGCGCGCAGTTGTTGATATTCACTTTACtccttatttgaattttatagtTGTCATCATAGTGATTCCTTCTAAATTGATCTTGCTAATTAAACTCTAGTTATCCGTTGcggttttattttgtttcttatcatTTGACAATTTGAACTGTAGCttgtttgattcattttttttctctcagtgTTGTAAATTTGCGCATGGGAGGAAGATTTTCTTACCCTTAATGCACCAAGCACTTCCAGCAAACTCAAAACTTCTGAATTTAAATTTTCCTAATATATAAAATTGCAAAGTTCacagaattaaaattttactggaCACAAGATGGGGACTTCTACCTATCTCGCTGTTGTACAAAACACCTGGACATCAACCCATGATTATGTTATGGTTTTGAAGTTCAAATTTATTGGATTCAAGGTATAGAATGTGAGGTTGTGTAGAAAGTTCAAATTTATTTGCTTGctatttttatattcttgaaTTTGTTTGTAAATCTATTAATGTAAGATGCTACGATGAATAAGGATTTCTGTGGAGTTTCATGTATGACTATCACAAGTCTTGTACTCCATCTCTATCTTAAGAATGTATAGGTTTATGGTAATGGAACACAATCTTAGTTCTCATTTTTCATTGGATGGTGCATAAAATTGCTCTATTCTTCCCTTACCGTTGTGATGGATTATCTGAAACCTGAATGTATAGAGCCCAATTAGATGTTAAAAGTTGGGGAATTCTATGATTAATTACAGAACTTCATTGCCTAAGTCCTTCAACATTATATAGTTGGTAATTAAGTAGTCCCTGCTGCTACTGATACAAGTGCAGAGAATCTCAGTATGTTACCTAACCAccaaaaatttcaatatttgatCTTAATTATATGAAATCTTCTTTGTTAATCACAAACAGGTTCACAGGAGGTACAGGCAGTATTATCAACAGATGCATGCAGTGATAACTTCATTTGAGTATGTTGCAGGCCTTGGTAATGTGGCCCCGTACGCAAGTTTGGCTATAAATGCCATGTCGAAACCATTTAGATGCTTGAAGAATGCTATTACTGACCAGCTTCAGTTCATCAACAAGGCTCCTTTTCAGATAAGCAACAGAAAGGATGAATCTCCAAGGTTCCACAGCAGTGATAGGGGCACTCACAGCCAAAGGCCAGGGTTTCTTGAGCACCAGCAACCAGTTTGGCGACCTCAAAGAGGACTCCCTGAGCGAGCTGTGAGTGTTCTCCGAGCCTGGTTGTTTGAACACTTTCTGCACCCGTAAgtactatttaaattttattaacacGAATCGAGTAATGCCTTGTGTTTGATATAAACTTCATGGACATGTTGGTTTTTCACTGTTTCCTTCATTCCTCACCTAAACAACTAATACATGAATGCTTACATGCATATGGACCCCCCCACCCTTAATTTCATGAGACTAAGGTGTCTATATTACTCAATTATTGTTCTCTTGATACAGTTATCCTACTGATACTGACAAGTTAATGTTGGCTAAACAAACCGGTCTATCTCGCAACCAGGTGAAGATTCAAGATAAATGATCCATCTCTTGTAAATCTATTTCAAAtgtacttgttgatggattctACAATTGTTTCTTGACTATATCTTTTTAACAGGTGTCTAATTGGTTTATTAATGCAAGAGTAAGGCTTTGGAAACCAATGGTGGAGGAAATACATATGCTAGAATCACAACAAGGTCAAAAGAGGTCACATTGGGAAGAAAGAAGTAAGAAAAACCTAAGTGATCATTTACCTTCAGATCACAACTCTGTTGTTACTGAGAATCCATCCACCTCCATGGAGAAGTTTCATGATGCCCCTTATAAACACCCTAGAAATGAACTTGCTAACAAGCAAGTGAGGAGTCAGGAGCAGCTGAATCAGACCAACACAGGCAATCAGCAAGTCATGGGTGTTGGAGTGAGCAATAATGGGGTGTCTCTCACACTTGGTCTTCACCAAAATCATCACGGTATTGGGTTGTTTGAGCCCTTTGGAATGAGTGCAGCTCAACGTTTTGGCGTTGCCCTTCAGCCTGAGGGCTATGTTCTTAGTAGTTTTGAATCACAAAATCGACATTTTGGAAGAGATGTTATTGGAGGAGGGCAATTGTTGCATGATTTTGCATGCTGAAGATGTCTTCAATCTACTCACCTTGCTTGGACATCATTTGATTCGGtgatattatattatactaaCCATATTTCTGTTGTTGCTGTAATCAATCATCGGAAATTAGGAAAAAGGAAAGTGATTGAAATATTGGCCTTCGATGGTGCTACTAAGTTTGTGATTAAGTGGTCTCATAATTATTAAGCCAACAAGACTGTAAAGTCATTGTAAATTCATTTTAGGGGGAGAAATATTGTGccgaagtttttatttttattatcctCAAAGTagttagtttgttaattttgtttgtaaaatttgaacggacaacttttttttttaccatcaggTCAACctttttaagttatattttctaaaatatgttaaatttggCACACAAAATGGCACACATATATCggtatttttagtttctttttgtaaaaaataaaaattttgttaatagttttcgtaaataattaatacaataaattttaatcaggGAAGTAATGAATTAGCTTGAATAGTCTAAATGATTTATTCAATTTCTATAAATCCCATGATTTTTTAAGGAAATACcgtaaaatattctaaaattaacGTAATTCTAAGCAaacatcttttaatatttttgttgaaaaaatagaaataagtaTTCTTTTAACGATAAATTGATATTACTAACTAGTTATCAAATTGTAATTGTAACTGTTgcaaattataaacaaattaaattcataaatggAAGTAAAATTACTAATCGGTTCCAGTAATAAATTTGATCcgtctaattttttaatattatatcctACGATAAATTTTGAGGTTTCACTGATGAGGCAGAAAAATTAGTACTTCACCTTGGAATTCACCCAATTGAAATACCTCTAGAACAAAAAGGATTTAGGTATAGAATACATTAATGCGTTTCAATGGAACAATAGAGTTcgagaattcatttttttttaagaaaatttaaatgattcatcataaaaataacttgttttgatagaatttttgaaagtaaattgaaatcttaatatttttaggaaccattttgattaattaaaataatgaaaatttaaattctttcaaaaaaaaataaattagagactCTTGTTCTCACTTTCACTTTCACATTCTCTCACACACAAGTACCGATTTCCAACGTTTTTATGGTCAACATCGACCTTGTTAGCTATGTTTCATTGATGTTGATcaagattttttcttttagtatttttttcatatgacGATGATCAAGGCTATTTTTTGATTGATGTTGGCTAGAATTTTTTTCAACCAACATTGATCAAGGTTATTTTCTCACTATCATTGGTGATGGGAATTTTTTGCCAATATCGACCAAGGATATTTTTTTGGGCGATgttgttttggtttttttgaTTGACATCGtccaatgatatttttttaccaatgtcggctaggttttttggaCCAACATCGGCTAAGGCTATTTTTTAGCTGACGCtctatagtaatttttttattgacgtTGGTTACGGTTTATTCGACTGAtgtcaattatgtttttttttccgacATCAACTAGGTCTATTTTTTAGCCGACATTAACTAGAATTTTTTTGATTGATGATGATTAGGGCTTTTTAGTCGACATTGACCAGGATTATTTTTTCGACCAACGTTGGGTAGGGATTTTTTGGCCGGAGTCGTCTAGCACAAGCTATTTTTTTATCGATGTCGATTGAAAAACATCAATGACTGACATTTGTCGGAAAACCTTGATTACGTTAGCAAAAAAATAGTCTCGAAtgatgtcggctgaaaaatagcCCCAACccacatcaactgaaaaatatttctaacataCTTTGGTAAAATAAACCTAGTCGACATCAGTTGAAAAATAATCCCGATTGATGTCGGTCTAAAACCATCATTGATTGTGGTCAGTTGAGAAAACTTAgtcaaaattattgatatttgtgtttttaaattattaaatatttaaaaatattttttaattaaatatttcaaaattagataatgtttattttctataaaatttaatattaaaacttaatctatttgaaatataaaaatgaaattttgcatatgaagaaaattgaattgtcatatccaaataaagaatttaaaatttaagaaattttaattgatttatccaaataaGGCATttggaaaatgaagaaaactaaaataaaaataattcaaattctaaaCATTCTAAATTCCTTATCGAAACACAAATTAAAGTTTTAGTAGCAAAGAATAGAATGAAAACTAAAAAGGGTTTAAgatataaaaagatataaaaaagggTTTAGGGAgaagaacttttttttataataattgtttttctgAACCACAGGTATCCTCCATCTAAGACAATCTTGTTTGAATCTAGTAGGACTATACTATAGGAGACAATCCtctttcaataatataatatgattatGAACCTTAAATCAGAAAAAGATTCATAGTAGAGTATTTTATGGGCAATTGTTAAATATACCCTAAAAATTATGTATACCtcaccttttatttttattttcaaaaatacccTTTTGCAACCATGTCCATCACATGCCAGAAACCACAACCATCATTGGCATCCACAAGAGGCATGCGCCACAACCATGAGTCACATAACACCACCATGGCATCCATTGATAACCAATGTAATATGATTACATGATAAGAAAAACATTGAActgatcatatatttttttttttattgttgaacaTAAATATGA
This window harbors:
- the LOC100790713 gene encoding BEL1-like homeodomain protein 9, which encodes MAEEGFEHYHVPQQSRRNKLRVFPEHQPYCFVESSSTCPTLASLYDPSLIIPSDLLACATQQGGGGAAAKEQEGSNLMMGFVKGAVVNGDAIQVIINNNNPLYQLQNLREYGDTYNDGSEMMVFKPEPLSLSLSSHSNSTHHYPLELNLQRYGAVNPGLVGGNSEVSRNSVPLGPFTGYASILKGSRFLKPAQQLLEELCDVGVRGIYTTEKIIAPDASLMEPPREGFSASEVVGGDDPLGEYQNYGRMKKCRLLTMLDEVHRRYRQYYQQMHAVITSFEYVAGLGNVAPYASLAINAMSKPFRCLKNAITDQLQFINKAPFQISNRKDESPRFHSSDRGTHSQRPGFLEHQQPVWRPQRGLPERAVSVLRAWLFEHFLHPYPTDTDKLMLAKQTGLSRNQVSNWFINARVRLWKPMVEEIHMLESQQGQKRSHWEERSKKNLSDHLPSDHNSVVTENPSTSMEKFHDAPYKHPRNELANKQVRSQEQLNQTNTGNQQVMGVGVSNNGVSLTLGLHQNHHGIGLFEPFGMSAAQRFGVALQPEGYVLSSFESQNRHFGRDVIGGGQLLHDFAC